A stretch of the Vitis vinifera cultivar Pinot Noir 40024 chromosome 16, ASM3070453v1 genome encodes the following:
- the LOC100264143 gene encoding dof zinc finger protein 1 isoform X2, whose product MESSGPVAERRARPQKDQALNCPRCNSTNTKFCYYNNYSLSQPRYFCKTCRRYWTEGGSLRNVPVGGGSRKNKRSTSSSSSSSSPASSKKLLPDHLITSTPPGFPSSASQNPKIHEGQDLNLAFPPPPEDYNNSISEFADLSYNGDSKPHLQNPTPSSSSSHHHLSAMELLKSTGIASRGLGSFMPMSVSDSNSIYSSGFPLQEFKPTLNFSLDGFQSGYGSLQGVQESGARLLFPLEDLKQVSNTTEFEQSRGVQGDSAGYWNGMLGGGSW is encoded by the coding sequence ATGGAAAGCTCAGGGCCTGTGGCTGAGAGGAGGGCAAGGCCACAGAAGGATCAAGCTTTGAACTGCCCAAGGTGCAATTCAACCAATACAAAGTTCTGTTACTATAACAACTACAGTCTCTCACAGCCTAGATACTTCTGCAAAACTTGTAGAAGGTATTGGACAGAGGGTGGTTCTCTCAGAAATGTTCCAGTTGGTGGCGGTTCAAGGAAGAACAAGAggtcaacttcttcttcttcttcatcatcatcaccagCTTCTTCAAAAAAATTGCTTCCTGATCATCTTATCACTAGTACTCCTCCAGGGTTTCCATCATCTGCTTCTCAAAACCCTAAGATCCATGAAGGCCAAGATCTCAACCTAGCTTTCCCACCTCCTCCTGAGGATTACAACAACAGCATATCTGAATTTGCTGATTTGTCCTACAATGGTGACAGCAAACCCCACCTCCAAAACCCTAccccatcttcatcttcatcccATCATCACCTCTCAGCCATGGAGCTGCTCAAGAGTACTGGGATTGCTTCCAGGGGACTGGGTTCTTTCATGCCCATGTCGGTTTCtgattcaaattcaatttaCTCATCTGGGTTTCCTCTGCAGGAGTTCAAACCAACTCTTAATTTTTCTCTGGATGGGTTTCAAAGTGGGTATGGGAGTCTGCAAGGAGTTCAGGAGAGTGGTGCAAGGCTGTTGTTCCCACTTGAGGATTTGAAGCAAGTTTCAAACACCACTGAGTTTGAGCAAAGTAGAGGAGTTCAAGGAGACTCAGCTGGGTATTGGAATGGAATGTTGGGTGGAGGATCATGGTAA
- the LOC100260559 gene encoding pentatricopeptide repeat-containing protein At2g13600 — MLGLQPQTTTPQPPPPPQHDFNVPRKPTNLSFQSPNSTPQSMHLSTAAHHTHLSLLDKQIDSSTYASLLESCRTLNLGKQVHAHTLKTGFHGHEFVETKLLQMYGRFGCLDDANLVFVKMPQRNLYSWTAILSVHVDHGYFEEALSLFEKLQLDDIGLEFFVFPVVLKLCGGLRVLELGRQLHGVVIKYQHVSNIYVGNALIDMYGKCGSLDDAKKVLASMREIDRVSWNSIVTACAANGKVYEALGLLERMSCSENSKPNLVSWSAVIGGFAQNGYDKEALELLCRMQAAGFEPNARTLASVLPACARLQNLNLGKEIHGYVTRHGFMSNPFVVNGLVDVYRRCADMGSALKIFSGFSVKNVVSYNTMIVGYCENGNVEKAKELFDQMELVGKDTISWNSMISGYADNLLFDEALSMFRDLLMEEGIEADSFTLGSVLAACADMASLRRGKEVHAQAVVRGLHWNTFVGGALVEMYSKCEDLKAAQLAFDGVTERDTATWNVLISGYACCNQLENIQNLIQKMKGDGFEPNVYTWNGIISGHVENGHNELALRLFTEMQTSSLRPDIYTVGIILPACARLATIARGKQVHAHSIRQGYELDVHIGAALVDMYAKCGSIKHAMQVYNRISNPNLVSQNAMLTAYAMHGHGDEGIALFRNMLGNGFRPDHVTFLSVLSSCVHAGAVETGHEFFDLMTYYNVTPSLKHYTCIVDLLSRAGRLDEAYELVKKIPRKPDSVMWGALLGGCVIWGNVELGEIAAESLIELEPNNTGNYVLLANLYAYAGRWHDLDRTRQMIKDRGMHKSPGCSWIEDREDIHVFLSCDKSHEKTEDIYTTLDNLNTHMRTGLEHVYNCKNIA; from the coding sequence ATGCTTGGCCTACAACCACAGACCACCACCCCTCAGCCACCACCACCCCCACAACATGATTTCAATGTTCCTCGCAAACCCACTAACCTCTCCTTTCAAAGCCCAAACTCCACTCCCCAATCCATGCATCTTTCTACAGCAGCCCACCACACCCATCTTTCACTACTTGATAAACAAATTGATTCAAGCACTTACGCTTCACTTCTTGAATCTTGCAGAACCCTTAACCTAGGAAAACAAGTTCATGCCCACACCCTCAAAACTGGGTTTCATGGTCATGAGTTTGTTGAAACCAAATTGCTACAAATGTACGGGAGATTTGGTTGTTTGGATGATGCAAACTTGGTGTTTGTAAAAATGCCCCAAAGAAACTTGTACTCTTGGACAGCCATTCTGAGTGTTCATGTAGATCATGGTTACTTTGAGGAAGCTCTTTCACTCTTTGAAAAGCTGCAGCTTGATGATATTGGGTTGGAGTTTTTCGTGTTTCCCGTCGTGTTGAAGTTATGCGGTGGGCTCCGAGTATTGGAACTGGGAAGGCAGTTGCATGGGGTGGTGATCAAGTATCAACATGTTTCGAATATTTATGTGGGAAATGCTCTGATAGATATGTATGGTAAATGTGGAAGCTTAGATGATGCGAAGAAGGTTTTAGCATCGATGAGAGAGATTGATCGGGTTTCGTGGAACTCCATTGTTACCGCTTGTGCTGCCAATGGCAAGGTGTATGAGGCTTTGGGGCTTCTGGAAAGAATGTCTTGTTCTGAAAATTCAAAGCCAAATCTTGTTTCTTGGAGTGCAGTTATAGGTGGGTTCGCACAGAATGGCTACGACAAGGAAGCTCTTGAGCTGCTGTGCAGAATGCAAGCAGCAGGGTTTGAACCAAATGCCCGAACCCTAGCTAGTGTTCTTCCTGCCTGTGCCAGATTACAAAACCTAAACCTTGGCAAGGAAATCCATGGCTACGTCACGAGACACGGGTTCATGTCCAACCCTTTCGTTGTGAATGGATTGGTAGATGTGTATAGGAGGTGCGCTGATATGGGAAGCGCTCTCAAGATCTTTTCAGGGTTTTCGGTGAAAAATGTGGTTTCGTATAATACAATGATAGTAGGGTACTGTGAGAATGGTAATGTGGAAAAGGCCAAGGAGTTGTTTGATCAGATGGAGCTGGTGGGGAAGGATACAATTTCATGGAACTCGATGATTTCAGGATATGCTGACAACTTACTGTTTGATGAAGCTTTGAGCATGTTCCGGGATTTGCTGATGGAAGAAGGGATTGAAGCTGATTCTTTTACCCTAGGGAGTGTTCTTGCTGCTTGTGCAGATATGGCTTCTTTGAGACGAGGGAAGGAGGTACATGCTCAAGCCGTTGTTAGAGGTCTGCATTGGAATACCTTTGTGGGTGGAGCTTTGGTTGAAATGTACAGCAAATGTGAAGATTTGAAGGCTGCTCAGTTGGCTTTTGATGGAGTAACGGAAAGGGATACTGCTACATGGAACGTGTTGATCTCTGGCTATGCCTGCTGCAATCAGCTTGAGAACATTCAGAATCTTATTCAGAAGATGAAAGGAGATGGTTTTGAGCCAAATGTATATACCTGGAATGGAATTATTTCGGGTCATGTGGAGAACGGCCACAATGAGCTTGCTCTGAGATTATTCACTGAGATGCAGACTTCAAGTCTGAGGCCTGATATATACACAGTTGGAATAATTTTACCTGCCTGCGCAAGGTTGGCGACCATTGCACGAGGCAAGCAGGTTCATGCACATTCAATAAGACAAGGATATGAGTTGGATGTTCACATTGGAGCAGCTCTAGTGGACATGTATGCAAAATGCGGAAGCATAAAGCATGCAATGCAGGTCTATAACAGGATCTCAAACCCTAATTTGGTGTCTCAAAACGCCATGCTTACTGCATATGCAATGCATGGACATGGGGATGAAGGAATTGCCCTATTTCGTAACATGCTGGGAAATGGCTTTAGACCTGACCATGTGACTTTCCTATCAGTTCTTTCTTCATGTGTGCACGCTGGGGCAGTTGAGACTGGCCATGAGTTCTTTGATCTGATGACGTATTATAATGTGACACCAAGTTTAAAACACTACACATGTATCGTTGATCTCCTAAGTCGAGCAGGAAGGCTAGACGAAGCTTATGAGCTCGTTAAGAAAATACCAAGGAAGCCTGATTCAGTTATGTGGGGTGCCCTACTTGGGGGATGTGTTATTTGGGGTAACGTTGAGTTGGGAGAAATTGCAGCAGAAAGTCTCATAGAGTTGGAACCAAATAATACTGGAAACTATGTTCTGCTGGCAAACTTGTATGCTTATGCAGGGAGGTGGCATGACCTAGATAGAACAAGGCAGATGATTAAGGATAGGGGAATGCACAAGAGCCCAGGATGCAGTTGGATTGAAGATAGAGAAGATATTCATGTGTTTCTTTCCTGTGACAAATCTCATGAGAAAACAGAGGATATTTATACAACTCTAGATAATTTGAACACTCACATGAGAACAGGGTTAGAACACGTATATAATTGTAAGAATATAGCATGA
- the LOC100241859 gene encoding uncharacterized protein LOC100241859, whose protein sequence is MNSGPGLIGPLRSGPKTQPSKPLSRRDTEQSEMYLKKALWSESMATPESDQKAPYPATAVGDLVTSLNRQRLYREVTLALRTGLREARAEFSFLRVRGLRSILKFLRSVAESDSTINLFCHSQSIPELQVVPVLFQNSLKQYEEDTVANLDHIFGVEPMKISSPSTDAEVALALRVLEGCCLLHRESTIFAHQHKAIEILMDILSTRGVLEQGACLDALISIMLDSSANQMDFESCDGIEEVAHIIRDKQVDENLRMKCGEFLLLLIGHVNGRERPPLARIHEDVRRLLGEKSASLIWAASQFGSTLDPEQRLTALHIQARRVLESLDLY, encoded by the exons ATGAACTCTGGCCCAGGCCTCATTGGGCCTTTGAGATCCGGCCCGAAAACTCAGCCCTCTAAACCTCTCTCACGGAGAGACACAGAGCAGAGCGAAATGTATCTGAAGAAAGCATTATGGAGCGAGTCTATGGCGACGCCGGAGTCCGACCAGAAGGCGCCGTATCCGGCGACGGCTGTCGGAGATCTGGTGACGTCGCTGAATAGGCAGAGACTGTACAGAGAGGTGACGCTCGCTCTCCGAACCGGACTCAGAGAGGCACGTGCCGAGTTCTCATTTCTCCGAGTTCGTGGCCTTCGAAGCATTCTCAAGTTTCTCCGTTCGGTCGCCGAGTCCGATTCGACGATCAATCTCTTCTGCCACAGCCAATCTATACCTGAGCTCCAAg TGGTTCCTGttctctttcaaaattcattaaaacaGTATGAGGAAGACACCGTAGCAAATTTAGATCATATATTTGGTGTAGAACCGATGAAGATAAGTAGTCCTTCAACAGATGCTGAAGTTGCACTTGCACTTCGGGTTTTGGAAGGATGTTGTCTGCTACACAGGGAAAGTACAATTTTCGCTCATCAACATAAAGCAATTGAG ATTTTGATGGATATATTGTCAACTCGAGGGGTACTTGAGCAGGGTGCATGCTTGGATGCTTTAATCTCAATAATGTTGGATTCATCAGCAAATCAAATG GATTTTGAGTCATGTGATGGTATTGAGGAAGTTGCACATATCATCAGGGACAAACAAGTTGATGAAAACCTAAg GATGAAATGTGGAGAGTTCCTGCTGCTACTAATTGGACATGTAAACGGGAGGGAAAGGCCTCCATTGGCTAGAATACATGAAGATGTAAGGAGACTTCTGGGTGAGAAATCTGCCTCCTTGATATGGGCAGCCAGTCAATTTGGGTCTACCCTTGATCCCGAGCAGAGGCTGACAGCTCTGCACATCCAAGCTCGAAGAGTGCTAGAATCACTGGACCTGTACTGA
- the LOC100264143 gene encoding dof zinc finger protein DOF4.6 isoform X1 translates to MDTAQWPQGIGVVKPMESSGPVAERRARPQKDQALNCPRCNSTNTKFCYYNNYSLSQPRYFCKTCRRYWTEGGSLRNVPVGGGSRKNKRSTSSSSSSSSPASSKKLLPDHLITSTPPGFPSSASQNPKIHEGQDLNLAFPPPPEDYNNSISEFADLSYNGDSKPHLQNPTPSSSSSHHHLSAMELLKSTGIASRGLGSFMPMSVSDSNSIYSSGFPLQEFKPTLNFSLDGFQSGYGSLQGVQESGARLLFPLEDLKQVSNTTEFEQSRGVQGDSAGYWNGMLGGGSW, encoded by the exons ATGGACACAGCTCAGTGGCCACAG GGGATTGGAGTGGTTAAACCCATGGAAAGCTCAGGGCCTGTGGCTGAGAGGAGGGCAAGGCCACAGAAGGATCAAGCTTTGAACTGCCCAAGGTGCAATTCAACCAATACAAAGTTCTGTTACTATAACAACTACAGTCTCTCACAGCCTAGATACTTCTGCAAAACTTGTAGAAGGTATTGGACAGAGGGTGGTTCTCTCAGAAATGTTCCAGTTGGTGGCGGTTCAAGGAAGAACAAGAggtcaacttcttcttcttcttcatcatcatcaccagCTTCTTCAAAAAAATTGCTTCCTGATCATCTTATCACTAGTACTCCTCCAGGGTTTCCATCATCTGCTTCTCAAAACCCTAAGATCCATGAAGGCCAAGATCTCAACCTAGCTTTCCCACCTCCTCCTGAGGATTACAACAACAGCATATCTGAATTTGCTGATTTGTCCTACAATGGTGACAGCAAACCCCACCTCCAAAACCCTAccccatcttcatcttcatcccATCATCACCTCTCAGCCATGGAGCTGCTCAAGAGTACTGGGATTGCTTCCAGGGGACTGGGTTCTTTCATGCCCATGTCGGTTTCtgattcaaattcaatttaCTCATCTGGGTTTCCTCTGCAGGAGTTCAAACCAACTCTTAATTTTTCTCTGGATGGGTTTCAAAGTGGGTATGGGAGTCTGCAAGGAGTTCAGGAGAGTGGTGCAAGGCTGTTGTTCCCACTTGAGGATTTGAAGCAAGTTTCAAACACCACTGAGTTTGAGCAAAGTAGAGGAGTTCAAGGAGACTCAGCTGGGTATTGGAATGGAATGTTGGGTGGAGGATCATGGTAA